In Arthrobacter sp. CDRTa11, one DNA window encodes the following:
- a CDS encoding PIG-L deacetylase family protein yields the protein MPDLTVSQSPFNPAIHRIERVLCFAAHPDDIDFGAAGTIAAWTSAGVQVSYCIMTDGDAGGFDPAHRARIIAMRAAEQERAAALVGVTDIHYLHERDGYLEPNHQVMRGVVKLIREIRPDVVLSMHPERNWKRIQKSHPDHLAVGEAVTRAVYPAVENPFAYPELAESGLAAYKLPWLWLYAGPEERENHFVDVTDHVGSKLEAIHVHVSQHPDVAAMEAAVKDGMIAGAKRAGLPEGRSAEAFHVVAVNGPGTIAGF from the coding sequence TTGCCTGATCTCACTGTTTCGCAGAGCCCGTTCAATCCGGCAATTCACCGGATTGAGCGGGTGCTCTGTTTCGCGGCCCATCCTGACGACATCGACTTCGGCGCCGCCGGCACCATCGCTGCCTGGACGTCGGCCGGTGTACAGGTCAGCTACTGCATCATGACCGACGGCGATGCCGGTGGCTTCGACCCTGCCCACCGGGCCAGGATCATCGCCATGAGGGCTGCCGAACAGGAGCGCGCCGCAGCACTGGTGGGTGTAACGGACATCCACTATTTGCACGAACGCGACGGGTACCTGGAGCCGAACCACCAGGTGATGCGTGGAGTTGTGAAGCTGATCCGCGAAATCCGGCCGGACGTTGTGCTGTCCATGCACCCCGAGCGGAACTGGAAACGGATCCAAAAGAGCCACCCGGACCACCTGGCGGTGGGGGAGGCCGTGACCCGTGCCGTCTACCCCGCCGTGGAGAACCCTTTCGCCTATCCAGAGCTTGCCGAAAGCGGGCTGGCGGCCTACAAGTTGCCCTGGCTGTGGCTGTATGCAGGGCCGGAGGAGCGTGAAAACCACTTTGTTGACGTCACGGACCACGTGGGCAGCAAGCTTGAGGCCATCCACGTGCACGTCAGCCAGCACCCGGACGTTGCTGCCATGGAAGCGGCAGTCAAAGACGGAATGATCGCCGGTGCAAAGCGCGCGGGCCTGCCCGAGGGCCGAAGCGCTGAGGCCTTCCACGTCGTTGCGGTCAACGGTCCGGGGACCATCGCCGGCTTCTAA
- a CDS encoding electron transfer flavoprotein subunit alpha/FixB family protein produces MANVLVFIDNPGDALKKSNLELLTLGRSLGETAVALNGELHDGVAATLAEYGAGKILRPSAQDLDDYLVAPKAAYLAAAAAETGAGTVLLDNSPEGKEIAARLGVRLNAGVITDVVAVDADGTAHKSVLAGSYNTAAKATTAVSVLTVKANNVTPEPSAVPSAPETVIVEVPADSTAAAARVTERRQKVASGRPDLTDARIVVAGGRGLDGDFGPVEQLADALGAAVGASRAATDAGWISHDAQVGQTGKTVSPQLYISAGISGAIQQKAGMQTAKVIVAVNKDAESPVFEIADFGIIGDLFDVLPQATEEIKRRKG; encoded by the coding sequence ATGGCAAACGTACTTGTATTCATTGACAACCCGGGCGATGCCCTGAAGAAGAGCAACCTGGAACTCCTGACGCTCGGCCGGTCCCTCGGCGAGACAGCCGTCGCGTTGAACGGCGAACTGCACGATGGCGTCGCCGCCACGCTCGCCGAGTATGGGGCCGGCAAAATTCTCCGGCCGTCCGCCCAGGACCTGGACGATTACCTCGTGGCTCCGAAGGCTGCCTACCTCGCGGCCGCAGCCGCTGAAACGGGTGCCGGCACCGTCCTCCTGGACAACTCGCCGGAGGGCAAGGAAATTGCCGCACGCCTGGGAGTCCGGCTGAACGCAGGCGTCATCACCGATGTCGTGGCAGTTGACGCCGATGGGACAGCCCACAAATCCGTGCTGGCAGGCTCCTACAACACAGCAGCGAAGGCCACCACCGCCGTGTCAGTGCTGACGGTGAAAGCCAACAATGTGACGCCGGAACCCTCTGCTGTTCCCAGTGCCCCGGAAACCGTCATCGTTGAGGTCCCGGCTGACAGCACCGCCGCCGCGGCCCGCGTTACGGAACGCCGGCAGAAGGTTGCCAGCGGCCGCCCGGACCTGACCGATGCACGGATCGTCGTGGCCGGCGGACGTGGCCTGGACGGCGATTTTGGCCCTGTGGAACAGCTGGCCGACGCCTTGGGCGCTGCCGTGGGAGCTTCCCGTGCCGCCACCGATGCCGGCTGGATCAGCCATGACGCCCAGGTGGGACAGACGGGCAAGACCGTTTCCCCCCAGCTCTACATTTCCGCCGGCATTTCGGGGGCGATCCAGCAGAAGGCCGGCATGCAGACGGCCAAGGTTATCGTGGCTGTGAACAAGGATGCAGAATCACCGGTCTTCGAGATCGCCGATTTTGGCATCATCGGGGATTTGTTTGACGTCCTTCCCCAGGCCACGGAAGAGATCAAGCGGCGAAAAGGCTGA
- a CDS encoding S1C family serine protease — MTENPTPGAAPENRNPGRHDAPEQPEARDGNNAGPLTEPTLTEPNLKDPTLTDPTPGSAADNGPKLQDPAVHSGGNQPLEETPTALDRHSNSTHTDSTERLDRPQDGWNSTQPLASAPQPQYPPRQPFYGQQNPGQPNPSQPNPGEQPAGQPNYGQHSQGEQNTGQQPYVQQHVQQHAGQYHAGQQYAQHAAHSAAPGGFAGGPGGIAAAHNPANAPRRKASFGVGTLVASILAAGLVGGGVATVGTSSFFNPGSSSGASNSSQAAPVIVNNRDDVNAITAAALKATPSVVTISATSGSAGGTGSGIILDDEGHILTNTHVVTLDGQTADAALEVRTSDGRVLSAKLVGTDPLSDLAVIKVDDPSGLTAATLGDSSKLNVGDTAIAIGSPLGLTGTVTDGIVSTLNRTISVASSAAPKNGDDSQSDDEGGFQFAPPDGGQGQATPGQGSISINVIQTDAAINPGNSGGALVNSKGEIIGVNVAIASAGSDSSASSTSGNIGVGFSIPINHAKRVAQEIIDTGKASHGQLGVSVKDKSSSGSASGFSVGADVATVEAGSPAANAGIKVGDVVTKFNDLAISDPNQLTAAVREQAAGAKVKITILRNGQEQTLDVTLGTAAEQ, encoded by the coding sequence ATGACTGAGAACCCAACACCGGGTGCAGCGCCTGAGAACCGGAATCCGGGCAGGCACGACGCACCGGAGCAGCCGGAGGCCCGGGACGGGAACAACGCTGGGCCGTTGACTGAACCAACCTTGACTGAACCAAACTTGAAAGATCCCACCCTGACTGATCCCACTCCGGGCAGCGCGGCAGACAACGGGCCCAAGCTGCAGGACCCGGCGGTGCACTCCGGCGGGAACCAGCCTCTTGAGGAAACTCCTACGGCTCTGGACAGGCACAGCAATTCGACGCACACTGACTCGACGGAGAGGCTTGACCGCCCGCAGGACGGCTGGAACTCCACTCAGCCGCTGGCCTCTGCCCCCCAGCCTCAGTACCCTCCCCGTCAGCCGTTCTATGGGCAACAGAACCCTGGCCAACCGAACCCCAGCCAGCCCAACCCGGGTGAGCAGCCCGCCGGGCAGCCGAATTACGGCCAGCACAGCCAGGGCGAACAGAACACGGGTCAACAGCCTTACGTCCAGCAGCACGTCCAGCAGCATGCGGGTCAGTACCATGCGGGCCAGCAGTACGCCCAGCATGCCGCGCACTCGGCCGCACCCGGCGGGTTTGCCGGCGGCCCGGGCGGCATCGCTGCCGCGCATAATCCTGCCAACGCGCCGCGCAGGAAGGCCAGCTTCGGCGTTGGCACCCTGGTTGCCAGCATCCTGGCGGCAGGGCTGGTGGGTGGTGGTGTAGCCACTGTCGGGACAAGCAGTTTCTTCAATCCGGGCTCCTCGTCGGGAGCGAGCAACAGCAGCCAGGCCGCACCGGTCATCGTGAACAACAGGGACGACGTCAACGCCATCACTGCGGCCGCCCTGAAGGCTACTCCCAGCGTGGTGACCATCAGCGCCACCAGCGGCAGTGCAGGCGGTACCGGATCGGGCATCATCCTTGATGATGAGGGCCACATTCTGACGAACACCCATGTGGTCACACTGGACGGACAGACCGCTGATGCGGCCCTGGAGGTCCGCACCAGCGACGGCAGGGTCCTCAGCGCCAAGCTGGTCGGGACAGACCCGCTGTCCGACCTCGCGGTCATCAAGGTTGACGACCCCTCGGGCCTCACCGCTGCCACCCTGGGAGATTCCTCCAAGCTCAATGTTGGAGACACGGCGATCGCCATCGGTTCGCCGCTGGGTCTCACCGGGACTGTGACTGACGGCATTGTGTCCACGCTTAACCGGACCATCAGCGTCGCATCTTCCGCAGCGCCGAAAAACGGTGACGATTCCCAGAGCGACGACGAGGGCGGATTCCAGTTCGCGCCCCCGGACGGAGGCCAGGGCCAGGCTACGCCAGGCCAGGGATCCATCTCCATCAACGTCATCCAGACTGACGCGGCAATCAATCCCGGCAACTCCGGCGGCGCCCTGGTCAACAGCAAGGGCGAGATCATCGGCGTGAACGTGGCCATCGCATCAGCGGGTTCGGACTCTTCAGCGTCGTCCACAAGCGGCAACATCGGAGTAGGCTTCAGCATCCCGATCAACCACGCCAAGCGGGTTGCCCAGGAGATCATCGATACAGGCAAGGCCTCGCATGGCCAGCTGGGCGTCAGCGTTAAGGACAAGTCCTCGTCCGGCTCCGCTTCGGGTTTCTCGGTGGGGGCAGATGTGGCGACCGTGGAAGCCGGTTCTCCGGCAGCCAACGCGGGGATCAAAGTGGGGGACGTGGTCACCAAGTTCAATGATCTGGCCATCAGCGACCCCAACCAGTTGACCGCAGCCGTGCGCGAGCAGGCAGCCGGCGCCAAGGTGAAAATCACCATCCTCCGGAACGGCCAGGAACAGACGCTGGACGTCACGCTGGGTACAGCAGCCGAGCAGTAA
- a CDS encoding tRNA (cytidine(34)-2'-O)-methyltransferase has translation MFRILFHAPEIPGNTGNAIRLAAITGAELHLVEPLGFDFSDAKLRRAGLDYHDLAVVTVHKTIEDAWRHLDPERVYAFTSDGQASYTDIEYRPGDVLMFGQESVGLPEHLKRDPHVTATVRLPMLPSLRSLNLANAASIAVYEAWRQQGFAGAQT, from the coding sequence GTGTTCCGTATCCTCTTCCATGCGCCCGAAATCCCCGGCAACACCGGCAACGCCATCCGGCTGGCAGCCATCACCGGCGCCGAACTCCATCTGGTGGAACCCCTTGGCTTTGATTTTTCAGATGCCAAACTCCGCCGGGCGGGTCTGGACTACCACGACCTTGCCGTGGTCACCGTCCACAAAACCATCGAGGATGCCTGGCGGCACCTCGACCCGGAGCGGGTGTACGCGTTTACGTCTGACGGGCAGGCGAGCTACACGGACATCGAATACCGTCCCGGCGACGTCCTCATGTTCGGCCAGGAGTCCGTGGGGCTCCCGGAGCACCTCAAGCGCGATCCTCATGTCACCGCTACAGTCCGGCTCCCGATGCTTCCGTCACTGCGGTCGCTGAATCTTGCCAATGCCGCTTCCATTGCGGTCTACGAAGCCTGGCGCCAGCAGGGGTTCGCCGGCGCGCAGACCTGA
- a CDS encoding helix-turn-helix transcriptional regulator codes for MAAVASLGDDKRRQLFELVASSARAVGRDEAALALGLPRSTASFHLDRLVQDGLLSVEFQKPAGKAGPGSGRPAKMYRTAAREVGAFVPDRNYDLAGELMATAIEESVAAGSSVHDSLVATSYRKGKSMAEGSASLEEFLSGEGYQPAPDGEGGFVLVNCPFHRLSEGHAAVVCAMNGAFLTGAAAGCGDSEERVTANSVPGQCCARITPP; via the coding sequence ATGGCGGCAGTTGCATCGCTGGGCGACGACAAACGCCGGCAGTTATTTGAGCTGGTGGCCTCCTCCGCCCGTGCCGTTGGACGCGATGAAGCCGCACTTGCCCTCGGCCTGCCCCGAAGTACGGCGTCCTTCCATCTGGACCGGCTGGTCCAGGACGGGCTGTTGTCTGTCGAGTTCCAGAAGCCGGCGGGAAAAGCAGGCCCGGGCTCCGGCCGCCCGGCAAAAATGTACCGGACGGCTGCGAGGGAGGTAGGGGCCTTCGTCCCGGACCGCAACTACGACCTCGCCGGTGAGTTAATGGCCACCGCCATCGAGGAGTCTGTCGCGGCCGGGAGCTCCGTCCACGATTCGCTGGTGGCCACTTCCTACCGCAAGGGCAAGTCAATGGCAGAGGGCAGCGCAAGCCTGGAAGAGTTCCTCTCGGGGGAGGGCTATCAGCCTGCACCTGACGGAGAAGGCGGCTTCGTTCTGGTCAACTGCCCGTTCCATCGGCTCTCCGAGGGCCATGCCGCGGTGGTCTGTGCCATGAATGGAGCCTTCCTGACCGGCGCAGCTGCAGGCTGCGGAGATTCAGAGGAACGCGTAACCGCGAACAGCGTGCCCGGCCAATGCTGCGCCAGGATTACCCCGCCGTGA
- a CDS encoding anti-sigma factor — MTEMNNHDGARRPGSFGDTVATDLASGRAVDLAELYALDALTQDERSAIEQYIDAAPEQERNAFQERVRQTREALAVTFTAEEEPPADLFSRIVSQLPAQQQPPQAPAPVDLSAAPLPAVADGSMASDELSAARQRREERRRMAGPRRWLAGIAAAAFLALGGVGVGAYIADQNDPLNQVVRAEDVREASVDVSGGGTATLLISSSKDAAVVKMNGVPAPPAGKVYQMWLIPKDGSAPVSQGLMDEEALSKPAVVKGIASATALGITVEPAGGSGVPTSPTVATAELGA, encoded by the coding sequence ATGACAGAAATGAACAATCACGACGGCGCCCGGCGCCCCGGCTCTTTCGGGGACACCGTTGCCACTGACCTGGCCTCGGGCCGGGCGGTGGATTTGGCCGAGTTGTATGCGCTGGATGCCTTGACCCAGGACGAACGCTCAGCCATTGAGCAGTACATCGACGCCGCACCCGAGCAGGAGCGCAACGCCTTCCAGGAACGGGTCCGCCAAACCAGGGAAGCCCTGGCGGTCACCTTTACGGCCGAGGAAGAGCCTCCCGCTGACCTCTTCTCACGCATCGTTTCGCAGTTGCCGGCCCAGCAACAGCCGCCGCAAGCTCCGGCTCCTGTTGACCTTAGTGCTGCGCCGCTGCCCGCAGTGGCCGACGGCTCCATGGCCAGCGACGAACTGTCCGCGGCCAGGCAACGCCGGGAAGAACGACGCCGGATGGCCGGGCCACGCCGCTGGCTTGCGGGCATTGCCGCCGCGGCGTTCCTGGCGCTGGGCGGGGTGGGCGTCGGTGCGTACATTGCCGACCAAAATGATCCGCTGAACCAGGTGGTCCGGGCTGAAGATGTCCGCGAAGCCTCCGTTGACGTCTCCGGCGGCGGGACGGCCACACTGTTGATCTCGTCCTCGAAGGATGCAGCTGTAGTCAAGATGAACGGTGTACCGGCGCCTCCGGCAGGCAAGGTGTACCAGATGTGGCTGATTCCCAAAGACGGCTCCGCACCCGTCTCTCAAGGCCTGATGGACGAAGAGGCACTGTCCAAGCCGGCAGTCGTGAAGGGAATCGCGTCCGCCACGGCACTGGGCATCACGGTGGAACCCGCCGGCGGCTCCGGCGTCCCCACCTCCCCCACAGTGGCCACTGCTGAGCTGGGCGCCTGA
- the sigK gene encoding ECF RNA polymerase sigma factor SigK, whose product METPNAPNYEAPAAVTESAADVSQRLAGLIGRIAEGDQQAFAEFYRLTSRRVFGMARRVLIDAELSEDTTQEVFIQVWQNAAKFNAEAGSPLSWLMTIAHRRAVDKVRSSQSATDREARYGASTQDIDHDSVSDEVGSKLEAEAVVRCLETLTDTQQESVRLAYYGGLTYREVAERLNAAVPTIKSRIRDGLIRLKTCLGVS is encoded by the coding sequence ATGGAAACTCCCAACGCGCCAAACTACGAGGCTCCGGCCGCCGTCACCGAATCAGCGGCTGACGTCAGCCAGCGCCTCGCCGGGCTGATCGGGCGCATCGCCGAGGGAGACCAGCAGGCGTTCGCTGAGTTCTACCGGCTCACGTCACGCCGGGTCTTCGGTATGGCCCGGCGGGTCCTGATCGACGCCGAACTCAGCGAGGACACCACCCAGGAGGTCTTCATCCAGGTCTGGCAAAACGCCGCAAAGTTCAATGCGGAGGCAGGCAGTCCGCTCTCGTGGCTGATGACCATTGCGCACAGGCGGGCTGTGGATAAAGTACGCTCGTCGCAGTCGGCTACAGACCGGGAGGCCCGGTATGGTGCCAGTACGCAGGACATCGATCACGACTCAGTCTCTGATGAAGTGGGCAGCAAACTCGAAGCTGAGGCTGTGGTCCGGTGCCTGGAAACGCTTACCGATACCCAGCAGGAGTCCGTTCGGCTTGCCTACTACGGCGGCCTCACCTACCGGGAGGTCGCGGAACGGCTGAACGCCGCAGTGCCTACCATCAAGTCCCGCATCCGCGATGGACTGATCCGCTTGAAGACATGTCTGGGGGTGAGTTGA
- a CDS encoding J domain-containing protein — translation MTESSSSHYQVLRVAVTATDKEIKVAYRRAARKAHPDHGGDAAAFRRVTAAYETLIDPKRRSAYDRSYAAGTAGNGSGGEGTGAHFDAPAAGSHASATVHRPNTPRNTAGDAPVYVPPFDPAAFDAAGTVPLIPLSQASQQVHGIPRKRGIFGAEARIQREMRTVQLISRQVLPAIPAARLINGLQSPADNSHIDHALLSGYRLAIIGSMLLPKGAYAWDGQALHHGGRSIAPPQMAHVVRAMQEIFPELNVTGWTVIHSPDGNLHEPVIDRHRRSGSSHEIVQVVNAAGLVRGLKQFLSSGPAPNTVNVPVLARLLRGMH, via the coding sequence TTGACCGAGAGCAGCAGCTCCCACTACCAGGTGCTCCGCGTCGCCGTGACAGCCACCGACAAGGAGATCAAGGTGGCCTACCGCCGGGCCGCCCGCAAGGCCCATCCCGATCATGGTGGCGACGCCGCTGCCTTCCGTCGGGTGACTGCAGCATATGAAACACTTATCGACCCCAAACGCAGAAGCGCTTACGACCGCTCCTATGCCGCGGGAACAGCCGGCAACGGTTCCGGCGGCGAGGGTACTGGAGCGCACTTTGACGCGCCGGCCGCGGGCAGTCATGCCTCGGCCACCGTCCACCGTCCCAATACTCCGCGCAACACCGCTGGTGACGCACCTGTTTACGTCCCGCCCTTTGACCCTGCGGCGTTTGATGCAGCCGGAACCGTCCCGCTGATACCCCTCAGCCAGGCAAGCCAGCAGGTGCATGGGATTCCGCGAAAGCGGGGAATTTTTGGGGCGGAGGCACGGATCCAGCGTGAGATGCGTACCGTGCAGCTCATCAGCCGGCAGGTTCTGCCCGCAATTCCAGCGGCCCGCCTGATCAACGGGCTGCAGTCACCGGCGGACAACAGCCACATCGACCACGCCCTCCTTTCCGGCTACCGGCTCGCCATCATCGGTTCCATGCTCCTGCCAAAGGGCGCCTACGCCTGGGACGGGCAGGCCCTGCACCACGGCGGACGCTCCATCGCCCCGCCGCAGATGGCCCATGTAGTGCGCGCCATGCAGGAGATCTTTCCGGAGTTGAACGTCACCGGCTGGACAGTCATCCACAGCCCCGACGGGAACCTGCATGAGCCCGTCATCGATCGCCATCGGCGATCCGGCAGCAGCCATGAGATCGTCCAGGTGGTCAACGCAGCCGGACTGGTCCGCGGCCTCAAGCAGTTCCTGTCCTCTGGCCCCGCACCGAACACTGTGAACGTGCCCGTATTGGCACGGCTTTTGCGGGGCATGCACTGA
- a CDS encoding MFS transporter, protein MRRGLAVFILCLVQFVDVLGVTSTTTAIPSILDGLNAPESAAGLIVTVYAMFFGGLLVLGSRLGDRHGHRRMLLIGVVMFSLVSVLGATSVDIVQLLAARSLQGAAAAFSVPSALRLLLNVSGDERSRRSALALWSASGAAAGAAGFLVGGVLAQVWGWPALFWVNMPIGIILAVGILAVVPVLAPDKRGQRLDVVGAALLTICTMSVVAGGSLAETPNLRLAGAGLVLLGSLLGAGFYFQQRRGADPLIPREAATSSNLRAGTVISFVNTATTSSITVLATLVLQKQLGATPVQAGLALISFSLAVIVGSSISKPLADRLPARRLAGVGLLIIAMGSAFLVLSYGTWWGIVTGAAISGVGLGISSVAGTGIGTSVPAYLEGSASGILNTSAQLGTAVGVAALVLVASTLTFGPIQGTAVAWTFVVVLALATSIWISRMRSSNAAFPGTTSNSG, encoded by the coding sequence ATGCGCCGCGGGTTGGCAGTGTTCATCCTCTGCCTTGTTCAGTTCGTTGACGTGCTCGGCGTAACGAGCACGACGACAGCGATCCCTTCCATCCTGGACGGGCTCAATGCCCCTGAGTCTGCTGCTGGGCTTATCGTGACTGTTTACGCAATGTTCTTCGGCGGACTTCTGGTTTTGGGATCTCGCCTTGGGGACCGGCACGGGCACCGCAGGATGCTCCTGATCGGGGTAGTTATGTTCTCCCTGGTTTCCGTGCTCGGTGCGACGTCCGTGGACATTGTTCAACTCCTCGCGGCCCGGTCACTTCAAGGCGCCGCTGCTGCCTTTTCGGTTCCCTCTGCGTTGCGGTTGCTTCTCAACGTCTCAGGCGATGAACGCTCCCGCCGGTCGGCGCTGGCCCTTTGGAGTGCATCCGGGGCCGCGGCCGGGGCAGCTGGTTTCCTAGTCGGCGGCGTACTGGCCCAAGTCTGGGGATGGCCTGCGCTGTTCTGGGTGAATATGCCGATCGGAATCATCCTGGCCGTTGGCATCTTGGCAGTTGTGCCCGTATTGGCTCCGGACAAGCGCGGCCAGCGTCTCGACGTCGTTGGAGCGGCACTGCTTACCATCTGCACTATGAGTGTGGTCGCCGGTGGCTCATTGGCTGAGACCCCCAACCTTCGTCTTGCCGGTGCCGGCCTTGTTCTGCTCGGCTCCCTGCTGGGGGCCGGGTTTTACTTCCAACAGCGTCGAGGAGCTGATCCCTTGATTCCAAGGGAAGCCGCTACCTCATCGAACCTTCGCGCGGGAACAGTCATTTCCTTTGTTAACACGGCCACAACCAGCTCCATAACGGTCCTGGCAACGCTGGTCCTTCAAAAGCAGCTGGGAGCCACCCCCGTTCAAGCCGGTCTGGCGCTTATTTCCTTCAGCCTCGCTGTCATCGTCGGATCCAGCATTTCCAAACCTTTGGCGGACCGGTTACCTGCCCGTCGCCTGGCAGGAGTGGGTCTCCTCATCATCGCCATGGGAAGCGCGTTTCTCGTCCTTAGTTATGGAACCTGGTGGGGAATCGTGACAGGAGCCGCCATTTCCGGGGTTGGCCTGGGGATATCGTCCGTTGCCGGCACCGGCATAGGAACCTCCGTCCCCGCCTATCTTGAGGGAAGCGCTTCAGGGATACTCAACACCAGTGCCCAACTTGGCACTGCAGTTGGTGTTGCCGCGCTCGTCCTCGTAGCCTCCACGCTTACCTTCGGCCCCATCCAGGGCACCGCCGTGGCATGGACCTTTGTTGTGGTTCTGGCACTGGCGACCTCGATCTGGATCAGCCGCATGCGCTCGTCGAATGCGGCGTTCCCGGGAACGACGTCGAACAGCGGCTGA
- a CDS encoding electron transfer flavoprotein subunit beta/FixA family protein, with translation MKIIVLVKHVPDAQFDRHLNGEGYTTDRSESILSELDEYALEAALQLAEARGGSKAGNQVIALSMGPSGAVNAVKKSLQMGATEGVHLTDDALAGSDAAATSLAIAAAIRHLGADAPVDLVLTGMASTDGETSLVPAQLAERLGLPQVTFASSLEVDGGRLTARRDADTYSETVEAPLPAVVSVTDQINEPRYPNFKGIIAAKRKTITTLSLSDIGVDPAQVGHAGSWTRVTSAEERPPRTAGTIITDEGDAGIKLVDFLAAQKLL, from the coding sequence TTGAAGATCATCGTCCTGGTCAAGCATGTACCGGACGCCCAGTTTGACCGTCACCTCAACGGGGAGGGCTACACCACGGACCGCAGCGAAAGTATCCTGTCGGAGCTGGACGAGTACGCCCTGGAGGCCGCACTGCAGCTGGCCGAAGCCCGCGGCGGAAGCAAAGCCGGCAACCAGGTCATCGCCCTCAGCATGGGACCGTCGGGGGCAGTGAACGCGGTGAAGAAGTCGCTGCAGATGGGCGCCACCGAAGGCGTGCACCTCACAGACGACGCGCTCGCCGGCTCGGACGCGGCCGCCACATCGCTGGCGATCGCCGCCGCGATCCGCCACCTGGGCGCTGATGCACCCGTTGACCTTGTCCTCACGGGGATGGCTTCCACCGACGGCGAAACATCGCTGGTGCCCGCACAGCTGGCAGAACGCCTGGGCCTTCCGCAGGTGACCTTCGCATCTTCCCTCGAGGTCGACGGCGGCCGGCTCACCGCCCGCCGCGACGCCGATACTTACTCCGAGACCGTGGAGGCGCCGCTGCCTGCCGTGGTGTCCGTAACCGACCAGATCAACGAGCCCCGCTACCCCAACTTCAAGGGCATCATCGCCGCCAAGCGCAAGACCATCACCACCCTCTCCCTGTCTGACATCGGGGTCGATCCCGCGCAGGTGGGCCACGCCGGGTCATGGACCAGAGTGACGTCAGCGGAGGAACGCCCGCCGCGCACCGCAGGAACCATCATCACGGACGAGGGCGACGCCGGCATCAAGCTCGTCGACTTCCTGGCCGCCCAGAAGCTGCTCTAA